Proteins encoded together in one Marinithermus hydrothermalis DSM 14884 window:
- a CDS encoding aldehyde dehydrogenase family protein, which yields MRTEPAKRSKYGNTFSGGHLIGGEEVFAGPEFTSRNPSDLEDVVGVFPEADKATVRQAALAAREAFEAWSRTPAPVRGAVLANLARILEREKETLARLMTREVGKSLKEARGDVQEAIDTAIFFASEGRRLYGQTVPSEMRNKELYTFRRPLGVVGMITAGNFPIAVPSWKLIPAVLTGNTVVWKPSEDAPVLSYVFAKLFEEAGLPPGVINVVFGFGKDSAGQYLVELMDEGLLNKFAFTGSTAVGRWIGEVAGRNLIRATLELGGKNPLVVMRDADLDNAVEGAFFSAFATGGQRCTSAGNIIVDAPIYEEFKRRFLERVEATVVGNPVLYEDVHYGPFFNERFLNRWLEHYDWAAKDGATLLVGQRRITSDNPYPHFRGDPDAGWFGWPTVWEARPGMRQTQEEIFGPTVNLIRVDGIDEAIQVANDHPYGLSSAIYTNNRMWAYRFKTEIKAGMTNINNTTVGAEAHMPFGGVRASGNGGRESGVWVIEEYTYWQAVNDEFSGKLQLAQMDTEYTRPKEGVNWREVLGL from the coding sequence ATGCGGACGGAACCTGCGAAGCGCAGCAAGTACGGCAATACGTTTTCCGGTGGCCACCTCATCGGTGGGGAGGAGGTCTTCGCCGGACCCGAGTTCACCTCCCGCAACCCCAGCGACCTCGAGGACGTGGTGGGGGTCTTTCCCGAAGCGGACAAGGCCACGGTGCGCCAAGCGGCCTTGGCGGCCCGGGAGGCGTTCGAGGCCTGGTCCCGCACGCCCGCTCCGGTCCGCGGCGCGGTACTCGCGAACCTCGCGCGGATCCTCGAGCGGGAGAAGGAGACCCTGGCCCGGCTCATGACCCGCGAGGTCGGCAAGTCCCTGAAAGAGGCGCGGGGAGACGTACAGGAAGCGATCGACACCGCGATCTTCTTCGCTTCTGAGGGGCGCCGCCTCTACGGCCAGACCGTGCCCAGCGAGATGCGCAACAAGGAGCTCTACACCTTCCGCCGTCCCCTCGGCGTGGTGGGAATGATCACCGCGGGGAACTTTCCCATCGCGGTGCCGAGCTGGAAGCTGATCCCGGCCGTACTCACCGGGAACACCGTGGTGTGGAAGCCTTCCGAGGACGCTCCGGTGCTCTCCTACGTCTTCGCCAAGCTCTTCGAGGAGGCGGGCCTGCCCCCCGGCGTGATCAACGTGGTCTTCGGGTTCGGTAAGGACTCCGCGGGGCAGTACCTCGTCGAGCTGATGGACGAGGGCCTCCTCAACAAGTTCGCCTTCACCGGATCGACCGCCGTGGGCCGTTGGATCGGGGAGGTCGCCGGGCGCAACCTGATCCGGGCCACCCTCGAGCTGGGGGGGAAGAACCCGCTCGTGGTGATGCGCGACGCGGACTTGGACAACGCCGTGGAAGGCGCGTTCTTCTCCGCCTTCGCGACCGGAGGCCAGCGCTGCACCAGCGCGGGCAACATCATCGTGGACGCCCCCATCTACGAGGAGTTCAAGCGCCGCTTCCTGGAGCGGGTTGAAGCGACCGTCGTGGGCAACCCCGTGCTGTACGAGGACGTGCACTACGGGCCGTTCTTTAACGAGCGCTTCCTCAACCGTTGGCTCGAGCACTACGACTGGGCCGCGAAGGACGGGGCAACGCTGCTCGTGGGTCAGCGGCGCATCACCTCGGACAACCCCTACCCGCACTTTAGGGGCGACCCGGACGCGGGGTGGTTCGGCTGGCCGACCGTCTGGGAGGCCCGGCCGGGCATGCGCCAGACCCAAGAGGAGATCTTCGGGCCGACGGTGAACCTGATCCGGGTGGACGGGATCGATGAGGCGATCCAGGTGGCGAACGACCACCCTTACGGCCTGTCGAGCGCGATCTACACCAACAACCGCATGTGGGCCTACCGCTTCAAGACCGAGATCAAGGCCGGGATGACGAACATCAACAACACCACGGTTGGTGCGGAGGCGCACATGCCCTTTGGGGGGGTGCGCGCGAGCGGAAACGGCGGGCGCGAGTCCGGGGTGTGGGTGATCGAGGAGTACACCTACTGGCAAGCGGTCAACGACGAGTTCTCGGGCAAACTGCAACTCGCGCAGATGGACACCGAGTACACCCGCCCCAAGGAGGGGGTGAACTGGCGGGAGGTGCTGGGCCTTTAG
- a CDS encoding Lrp/AsnC family transcriptional regulator: MPFDAQKYLDEVGLAILKELQHDARLSYSELGRRVGLSAPAVAERVRRLEDAGIITGYAARVDPAALGYTVNALIELTTTPGQYAKVLEYAEKTLEVRECYFVTGEHSFVARVVARSIPHLQRIIQQLSLFGPTRTSVVLSTPLIKDTFALEAADLAEG; this comes from the coding sequence ATGCCTTTCGATGCCCAAAAATATCTGGATGAGGTCGGGCTCGCGATCCTCAAGGAACTGCAACACGACGCCCGGCTCTCCTACAGCGAGCTCGGCCGGCGCGTGGGCCTCTCCGCGCCGGCCGTCGCCGAACGGGTGCGCCGCCTCGAGGACGCCGGCATCATCACCGGGTACGCGGCCCGCGTGGATCCCGCCGCTCTCGGGTACACGGTCAACGCCCTGATCGAGCTCACCACCACCCCCGGCCAGTACGCCAAGGTGCTCGAGTACGCCGAGAAAACCCTGGAGGTGCGCGAGTGCTACTTCGTGACCGGGGAACACTCCTTCGTGGCGCGGGTCGTGGCCCGGTCGATCCCGCACCTCCAACGGATCATCCAGCAGCTCAGCCTGTTCGGGCCCACGCGCACCTCGGTGGTGCTCTCCACCCCCCTCATCAAGGACACCTTCGCTCTGGAAGCAGCGGACCTCGCGGAAGGGTAG
- a CDS encoding dipeptidase, whose amino-acid sequence MKRHLDDLFELLSIPSVSADPAHKADVQRAAEWLKAKLEAIGFAAEMVPTDGHPIVYAERIVDPKAPTVLVYGHYDVQPPDPLELWETPPFEPTVRDGKLYARGASDDKGQFYAHIAAVSDLGADLPVNVKFVIEGEEEIGSPNLVPFVRAHAARLAADAVVISDSPMFAPGLPTLTYALRGLAYLEVQIEGAARDMHSGAYGGAVPNPVHAAAWMIAKLKDEDGRILIPGFYDKVRPLSQGERLMWRELPFDEAEFARSVGVEATPGEPGYSVLERRWARPTLDVNGIWGGYQGEGAKTVIPARAGFKFSMRLVPDQDPEEVYAMTERYLQEIAPEGYRVRILRHHGGRPVLVLIDSPPMQAAARALEAAWGRKTVFTREGGSIPIVAEFQDLLGAPVVMMGFGLNDDNLHAPNEKLDLVNFEKAVEASRNFLRILPEHLG is encoded by the coding sequence ATGAAGCGGCACCTGGACGACCTGTTCGAGCTGCTCTCCATCCCCTCGGTTTCCGCGGATCCCGCCCACAAGGCCGACGTCCAGCGCGCGGCCGAGTGGCTCAAGGCCAAGCTCGAGGCCATCGGGTTTGCGGCCGAGATGGTGCCCACGGACGGGCACCCCATCGTGTACGCCGAGCGTATCGTGGACCCCAAGGCCCCCACGGTCCTCGTGTACGGGCATTACGACGTGCAGCCCCCGGACCCCCTCGAGCTTTGGGAGACCCCGCCGTTCGAGCCCACCGTGCGCGACGGGAAGCTCTACGCCCGGGGCGCTTCGGACGACAAGGGGCAGTTCTACGCGCACATCGCGGCTGTGAGCGACCTCGGCGCGGACCTTCCAGTAAACGTGAAGTTCGTGATCGAGGGCGAGGAGGAGATCGGCAGCCCGAACCTCGTGCCCTTCGTGCGGGCGCACGCCGCGCGCTTGGCGGCCGACGCGGTGGTGATCTCCGACTCCCCGATGTTCGCTCCGGGACTGCCCACCCTGACCTACGCCCTGCGGGGCCTGGCGTACCTCGAGGTCCAGATCGAGGGCGCGGCGCGCGACATGCACTCGGGCGCTTATGGCGGGGCCGTGCCGAACCCCGTGCACGCCGCGGCTTGGATGATCGCGAAGCTCAAGGACGAGGACGGCCGGATCCTGATCCCGGGCTTTTACGACAAGGTCCGGCCTCTCTCCCAAGGGGAGCGGCTCATGTGGCGCGAGCTGCCGTTTGACGAGGCGGAGTTCGCCCGCTCGGTCGGCGTGGAGGCTACGCCGGGCGAGCCCGGGTACTCCGTTCTCGAGCGCCGCTGGGCCCGGCCGACCCTGGACGTGAACGGGATCTGGGGCGGGTACCAGGGGGAGGGCGCGAAGACCGTGATCCCCGCGCGGGCCGGGTTCAAGTTCTCGATGCGTCTCGTGCCGGACCAGGACCCGGAGGAGGTGTACGCGATGACCGAGCGCTACCTCCAGGAGATCGCGCCGGAAGGGTACCGCGTCCGGATCCTCCGCCACCACGGCGGCCGTCCGGTCCTGGTCCTGATCGACTCGCCCCCGATGCAGGCCGCGGCCCGGGCGCTGGAAGCGGCCTGGGGACGGAAGACCGTCTTCACCCGCGAGGGCGGCTCGATCCCGATCGTGGCGGAGTTCCAGGACCTGCTCGGCGCGCCGGTGGTCATGATGGGGTTCGGTTTGAACGACGACAACCTCCACGCGCCGAACGAGAAGCTGGACCTGGTGAACTTCGAGAAGGCCGTGGAGGCCAGCCGCAACTTCCTGCGGATCCTCCCAGAGCACCTCGGCTAA
- the serS gene encoding serine--tRNA ligase produces MLDIKFIREHPEQVKEGIRKKGELEALPLVEAVLELDARRRQILRTLEAQRAEQKRLAKEVGRRKAQGEDAREILEAAGRLASEIKALEAEERTVAERLREALLQIPNLPHPSVPEGADETGNQVVKTWGEPPGFDFEPKPHWELARTLGLVDFERGAKVTGSGFPFFVGDGARLVRGLVQLFLDFHAERGFTEVHSPLLVNRASAIGTAQLPDKEGQMYEVSDGFYLIPTAETSVTNLHRDEILPAEALPLKYAAYTPCFRREAGSYGKDVRGLNRLHQFDKVEMVVFEHPDRSYEALEWLTREAEELLELLGLPYRRLLMCTGDMGFAQAKKYDLEVWSAGQGRWLEVSSVSNFEAYQARRMNLRFREPGGKPQFVHTLNGSGLALPRVIAALLEHNQDAEGNVHLPEAVAEYVGKRVLKAR; encoded by the coding sequence ATGCTGGACATCAAGTTCATTCGCGAACACCCCGAACAGGTCAAGGAAGGCATCCGCAAGAAAGGCGAGCTGGAGGCGTTGCCGCTCGTGGAGGCGGTGCTCGAGCTCGACGCCCGCCGCCGCCAGATCCTACGCACCCTCGAGGCGCAGCGGGCCGAGCAAAAGCGTCTGGCCAAGGAGGTCGGCCGCCGCAAGGCCCAGGGCGAGGACGCACGCGAGATTCTCGAGGCGGCCGGCCGGCTCGCTAGCGAGATCAAGGCCCTCGAGGCCGAGGAGCGCACGGTCGCGGAACGGCTGCGCGAGGCGCTCCTCCAGATCCCGAACCTCCCCCACCCCTCGGTGCCGGAAGGCGCGGACGAGACGGGGAACCAGGTGGTCAAGACCTGGGGGGAGCCGCCGGGGTTTGATTTCGAACCTAAGCCGCACTGGGAACTGGCCCGGACGCTGGGTCTCGTGGACTTCGAGCGGGGCGCGAAGGTCACGGGCTCCGGCTTTCCCTTCTTCGTGGGGGACGGGGCCCGGCTCGTGCGCGGCCTGGTCCAGCTCTTCCTCGACTTCCACGCCGAGCGCGGCTTCACGGAGGTGCACTCCCCCCTCCTGGTGAACCGCGCCTCCGCCATAGGCACCGCCCAGCTCCCGGACAAGGAAGGCCAGATGTACGAGGTCTCGGACGGGTTCTACCTGATCCCCACCGCCGAGACCAGCGTCACCAACCTGCACCGCGACGAGATCCTCCCGGCCGAGGCCCTTCCCCTAAAGTACGCGGCCTACACCCCCTGCTTCCGCCGGGAGGCCGGCAGTTACGGCAAGGACGTGCGCGGCCTCAACCGCCTCCACCAGTTCGACAAGGTGGAGATGGTGGTCTTCGAGCACCCGGACCGTTCGTACGAGGCCCTCGAGTGGCTCACGCGCGAGGCCGAGGAACTCCTCGAGCTGCTGGGCCTGCCCTACCGGCGGCTCCTCATGTGCACCGGGGACATGGGGTTCGCCCAGGCGAAGAAGTACGACCTCGAGGTCTGGAGCGCTGGGCAGGGGCGGTGGCTCGAGGTCAGCTCGGTCTCGAACTTCGAGGCCTACCAGGCCCGCCGGATGAACCTTCGCTTCCGCGAGCCGGGCGGCAAGCCTCAGTTCGTGCATACCCTGAACGGCTCGGGCCTCGCCCTTCCCCGCGTGATCGCGGCGCTTTTGGAGCACAACCAGGACGCGGAGGGCAACGTGCACCTGCCCGAGGCGGTCGCGGAGTACGTGGGGAAGCGGGTGCTGAAGGCGCGTTAA
- a CDS encoding DUF554 domain-containing protein produces the protein MELGFWERTSGTWINAATVLAGTLVGLALAGRLPERLRRIMVQGVGLTTLFIGFTLAGALNRVQGGTVDGLIIGLVALVLGGLLGEWGRLEDGLERLGHALKTRFQGGGRFTEGFVTASLLFCVGPLTLIGSIENGLLGDDTLLMIKATLDGLSAVALTSAFGVGVGFSVLVILLYQGGISLAAASVAALLPDPATDPRVLVVTGVGGLMILGLGLNLLELTRIRVASFLPALALAPLLWALAELVS, from the coding sequence ATGGAGCTCGGATTCTGGGAGCGCACCAGCGGCACCTGGATCAACGCGGCCACCGTGCTCGCGGGCACGCTCGTAGGGCTCGCGCTCGCCGGGCGGCTCCCCGAGCGCCTGCGGCGGATCATGGTCCAGGGCGTGGGGCTCACCACGCTGTTCATCGGGTTCACCCTCGCCGGAGCACTCAACCGCGTCCAAGGCGGGACGGTGGACGGCCTGATCATCGGCCTCGTGGCCCTCGTGCTCGGCGGGCTCCTCGGAGAGTGGGGGCGGCTCGAGGACGGCCTCGAGCGGCTCGGCCACGCCCTCAAAACCCGCTTCCAGGGCGGCGGGCGCTTCACGGAAGGGTTCGTTACCGCCAGCCTCCTCTTCTGCGTGGGGCCCCTGACGCTGATCGGAAGCATAGAGAACGGGCTTTTGGGGGACGACACCCTCCTCATGATCAAGGCTACGCTGGACGGACTGAGTGCCGTCGCGCTCACTAGCGCTTTCGGGGTTGGGGTAGGGTTTAGCGTATTGGTCATCCTTCTCTACCAGGGCGGGATCTCCCTCGCGGCCGCGAGCGTCGCCGCTTTACTGCCCGATCCCGCCACCGACCCCCGGGTCCTTGTGGTCACGGGGGTGGGCGGGCTGATGATCCTAGGGCTCGGGCTGAACCTCCTCGAACTCACGCGCATCCGGGTGGCCTCCTTCCTCCCTGCCCTGGCCCTCGCGCCGCTCCTCTGGGCCCTCGCGGAACTGGTAAGCTAG
- the gatC gene encoding Asp-tRNA(Asn)/Glu-tRNA(Gln) amidotransferase subunit GatC — translation MEVTPELIRHLERLSRIQLTPEEEARMQEDLGRILGYFEKISALDTDGLEEMARPVPLENRMRADEARESLAQAEALSVAVEAEDGFFKVPRVIE, via the coding sequence ATGGAGGTTACGCCGGAACTCATCCGACACCTAGAGCGGCTCTCCCGGATCCAGCTCACTCCGGAGGAAGAAGCCCGGATGCAAGAGGACCTGGGACGTATCCTGGGCTATTTCGAGAAGATCTCCGCGCTCGACACGGACGGCCTCGAGGAGATGGCGCGGCCGGTGCCGCTCGAGAACCGGATGCGCGCCGACGAGGCGCGGGAAAGCCTCGCGCAGGCCGAGGCCCTGAGCGTCGCGGTAGAGGCAGAGGACGGCTTCTTCAAGGTTCCGCGCGTGATCGAGTAA
- a CDS encoding Gfo/Idh/MocA family protein, with the protein MHSNTPNEPVTLALIGAGNRGADVYGRYVLEHPEAARIVAVAEPDPARRARLAAQHGLPPARCFADWRELLAEGRLADGLILATPDRAHVRPALQALALGYAILLEKPIAPTPAALEALARAARRHAGRVTVAHVLRYTAFFRTIKRLLDEGRLGHLATIQHTENIGYWHFAHAYVRGNWRSETTASFMLLAKACHDLDLLRWFAQSPCRRVSAFGGRVHFRREHAPPGAPPRCTDGCPVERTCPYSAIRIYLERFGGQAEWPNTVLTPRPTPQSVRRALERGPYGRCVYRLDNDVAEHQVVALEFANGVCATLTVSAFTEANTRTVHLMGTHGEVRGHLGRGEIEVMDFTRGTREVLTVPAVGRHAGGDEGLMADFLERLRRLKAGETGWAAPTALEESLESHRMAFAAEAARREGRVVEV; encoded by the coding sequence ATGCACAGCAACACCCCAAACGAACCGGTAACGCTGGCCCTCATCGGGGCGGGCAACCGCGGGGCGGACGTGTACGGACGGTACGTGCTCGAGCACCCCGAGGCGGCCCGCATCGTCGCGGTGGCCGAGCCGGACCCCGCGCGCCGGGCGCGCCTGGCCGCGCAGCACGGGCTCCCGCCCGCCCGCTGCTTTGCGGACTGGCGGGAGCTGCTCGCCGAGGGGCGCCTGGCGGACGGGCTGATCCTCGCGACTCCCGACCGCGCGCACGTCCGGCCTGCCCTCCAGGCCCTCGCGCTGGGGTACGCGATCCTCCTGGAGAAGCCCATCGCGCCGACCCCCGCGGCCCTCGAGGCCTTGGCCCGCGCGGCTCGAAGGCACGCGGGCCGGGTCACGGTGGCTCACGTGCTGCGGTACACCGCGTTCTTCCGCACGATCAAGCGCCTGCTGGACGAGGGCCGCCTCGGCCACCTCGCGACCATCCAGCACACCGAGAACATCGGGTACTGGCACTTCGCGCACGCCTACGTGCGCGGCAACTGGCGCAGCGAGACCACCGCCAGCTTCATGCTCCTGGCCAAGGCCTGCCACGACCTCGACCTCCTCCGCTGGTTCGCGCAAAGCCCCTGCCGCCGCGTGAGCGCGTTCGGTGGACGGGTGCACTTTAGGCGCGAGCACGCCCCTCCCGGCGCGCCTCCTCGCTGCACGGACGGCTGTCCCGTGGAACGCACCTGCCCGTACTCCGCGATCCGGATCTACCTCGAGCGGTTCGGGGGACAGGCCGAGTGGCCGAACACCGTGCTCACGCCCCGCCCCACGCCCCAAAGCGTACGCCGGGCCCTCGAGCGCGGCCCGTACGGCCGCTGCGTCTACCGGTTGGACAACGACGTGGCCGAGCACCAGGTGGTGGCCCTCGAGTTCGCGAACGGGGTGTGCGCGACCCTGACCGTCTCCGCTTTTACCGAGGCGAACACCCGGACCGTGCATCTCATGGGCACCCACGGGGAGGTGCGGGGGCATCTGGGGCGCGGTGAGATCGAGGTGATGGATTTTACACGCGGGACCCGCGAGGTGCTGACCGTCCCCGCCGTGGGGCGCCACGCCGGCGGGGACGAGGGATTGATGGCGGATTTTTTAGAGCGCCTCCGCCGCCTCAAGGCCGGCGAGACGGGGTGGGCGGCGCCCACGGCCCTCGAGGAGTCCCTCGAGAGCCACCGCATGGCTTTCGCGGCCGAGGCTGCGCGACGGGAAGGGCGCGTGGTCGAGGTTTAG
- a CDS encoding NAD(P)/FAD-dependent oxidoreductase — protein MREQKTADVLVIGAGIIGAATAFRLAERGLCVALLEAQAAPAMGSTGRSAAGVRVQFTEAVNVRLSWESIQEYRAFPELYGEDAGYRPIGYLFLVPEAAWARHQAGVALQRRLGAPVEVLPPEEAQAIVEFVPEGIAGATYGPADGVVDPHRVTHTYLRLARARGARLYLETPLLEARHAQGVWRARTPHGWFEAPYIVNAAGAWAGEVARRAGLEVPVWPVRRVVFVTGPLSEPHAYPLTVDLASGVYFRSEGERLLFGRSNPAEPPGFREGVDWAWLEPTLEVALARFPWFAGLSLDRRACWWGYYEVTPDHNPILGRMPGVPGWVNAAGFSGHGVQQAAAVGRVIAEEVVDGRAHSIDVDPLRYERFHTGNTRLEAHIV, from the coding sequence ATGCGCGAACAAAAAACCGCGGACGTGTTGGTGATCGGGGCCGGCATCATCGGTGCGGCTACCGCCTTTCGGCTCGCGGAGCGGGGGCTGTGCGTCGCTTTGCTCGAGGCCCAGGCCGCCCCGGCCATGGGGTCCACCGGCCGGAGCGCCGCGGGGGTGCGGGTGCAGTTCACCGAGGCGGTCAACGTACGCCTCAGCTGGGAGAGCATCCAGGAGTACCGCGCGTTCCCGGAACTGTACGGGGAGGACGCCGGGTACCGCCCGATCGGGTACCTCTTCTTGGTCCCGGAGGCGGCCTGGGCCCGGCACCAGGCGGGGGTGGCCCTCCAGCGCCGGCTGGGCGCGCCGGTCGAGGTGCTCCCGCCTGAGGAAGCGCAAGCCATCGTGGAGTTTGTCCCCGAGGGGATCGCCGGGGCCACCTACGGCCCCGCGGACGGGGTGGTGGACCCGCACCGCGTCACGCACACCTACCTGCGCCTGGCTCGCGCCCGGGGGGCCAGGCTGTACCTGGAGACCCCCCTCCTCGAGGCGCGGCACGCGCAGGGCGTGTGGCGCGCGCGGACCCCCCACGGCTGGTTCGAGGCTCCCTACATCGTGAACGCCGCGGGCGCCTGGGCGGGGGAGGTCGCCCGGCGTGCGGGCCTCGAGGTCCCCGTCTGGCCGGTGCGCCGCGTGGTTTTCGTCACGGGGCCGCTCTCCGAGCCGCACGCCTACCCCCTCACCGTGGACCTCGCCTCCGGCGTGTACTTCCGCAGCGAAGGCGAACGCCTGCTGTTTGGGCGCTCGAACCCCGCGGAGCCCCCGGGGTTTCGCGAGGGCGTGGACTGGGCGTGGCTCGAGCCCACGCTGGAGGTGGCCCTGGCGCGGTTCCCGTGGTTTGCCGGGCTTTCCCTGGACCGCCGCGCTTGCTGGTGGGGGTACTACGAGGTCACCCCGGACCACAACCCCATCCTGGGGCGCATGCCGGGGGTGCCGGGGTGGGTGAACGCCGCGGGGTTCTCCGGCCACGGCGTGCAGCAGGCCGCGGCTGTGGGGCGGGTGATCGCGGAGGAGGTCGTGGACGGGCGGGCCCACAGCATCGACGTGGACCCGCTGCGCTACGAGCGCTTCCATACCGGGAACACCCGCCTGGAAGCGCACATCGTTTAA
- the hspR gene encoding heat shock protein transcriptional repressor HspR, fused homodimer type, whose translation MEKNRPVYVISVAAELVEMHPQTLRLYERKGLIKPRRSAGKTRLYSERDIERLREIRRLTQELGVNLAGVEEIMRLREELETLQNRFEQEVERLKAELGERLRSLETPPALPAPDSTPKRPESPKDRPVYVISVAAELVEMHPQTLRLYERKGLIKPRRSAGKTRLYSERDIERLREIRRLTQELGVNLAGVEEIMRLREELETLQNRFEAEIARLKLQLLQTFESKEDAKASQKEMG comes from the coding sequence ATGGAGAAAAACCGTCCTGTGTACGTGATCTCGGTAGCGGCGGAGCTGGTGGAGATGCACCCGCAGACGCTGCGGTTATACGAGCGGAAGGGACTGATCAAGCCGCGGCGTTCGGCGGGGAAGACCCGGCTGTACTCGGAGCGGGACATCGAGCGGCTGCGGGAGATCCGGCGCCTGACGCAGGAGCTGGGGGTGAACCTCGCGGGGGTGGAGGAGATCATGCGGTTGCGCGAGGAGCTCGAGACCCTCCAAAACCGCTTCGAGCAGGAGGTGGAGCGCCTCAAGGCCGAGCTCGGCGAGCGCTTGCGCTCGCTCGAGACGCCGCCGGCCCTGCCCGCGCCGGACTCCACCCCGAAACGCCCCGAAAGCCCCAAGGACCGGCCCGTTTACGTGATCTCGGTAGCGGCGGAGCTGGTGGAGATGCACCCGCAGACGCTGCGGTTATACGAGCGGAAGGGACTGATCAAGCCGCGGCGTTCGGCGGGGAAGACCCGGCTGTACTCGGAGCGGGACATCGAGCGGCTCCGGGAGATCCGGCGCCTGACGCAGGAGCTGGGGGTGAACCTCGCGGGGGTAGAGGAGATCATGCGCTTGCGCGAGGAGCTCGAGACCCTCCAGAACCGCTTCGAGGCCGAGATCGCCCGCCTGAAGCTCCAGCTGCTGCAGACCTTTGAATCCAAGGAGGACGCGAAGGCCTCCCAAAAGGAAATGGGGTAA
- the ald gene encoding alanine dehydrogenase, producing MVIGVPKEIKTLENRVALTPGGVESLVRRGHTVLVERGAGVGSGISDAEYEAAGAQLVEAAEAWGAELVVKVKEPLPEEYPYLREDLVLFTYLHLAADEALTRALLEAGTAAIAYETVQLANGALPLLTPMSEVAGRMATQVGAHFLEKSQGGRGVLLGGVPGVPPASVVILGGGTVGTNAAKIALGMGAQVTILDVNHARLQYLDDVFGGRIITVTSNEANIKRAVQHADLLIGAVLIPGAKAPKLVTREMLPTMKEGAVIVDVAVDQGGCVETIRPTTHADPTYVVDGVVHYGVANMPGAVPRTSTFALTNQTLPYLLRLAEKGLNALKEDPALLKGLNTLAGRVTHPAVAEAFSLAYTPPDEALAAHA from the coding sequence ATGGTCATCGGAGTACCGAAGGAGATCAAGACCTTGGAGAACCGGGTAGCGCTGACGCCGGGCGGCGTAGAGAGCCTGGTGCGGCGGGGGCACACCGTCCTTGTGGAGCGGGGCGCGGGAGTGGGCAGCGGCATTAGCGACGCCGAGTACGAGGCGGCCGGCGCCCAGCTAGTCGAGGCCGCGGAGGCCTGGGGCGCGGAGCTCGTGGTGAAGGTCAAGGAGCCGCTGCCCGAGGAGTACCCCTACCTCCGTGAGGACCTCGTGCTCTTCACCTACCTGCACCTCGCGGCGGACGAGGCGCTGACCCGGGCCCTGCTCGAGGCCGGCACCGCGGCGATCGCCTACGAGACCGTGCAGCTCGCGAACGGCGCGCTGCCGCTACTGACCCCGATGAGCGAGGTCGCCGGCCGGATGGCGACCCAGGTGGGCGCGCACTTCCTGGAGAAGTCCCAGGGGGGCCGGGGCGTGCTCCTTGGGGGCGTGCCCGGGGTGCCGCCGGCCTCGGTGGTGATCCTGGGCGGCGGCACGGTCGGGACGAACGCGGCCAAGATCGCCCTGGGCATGGGGGCGCAGGTCACGATCCTCGACGTGAACCACGCGCGTTTGCAGTACCTGGATGATGTGTTTGGAGGGCGGATCATCACCGTGACCTCGAACGAAGCCAACATCAAACGGGCGGTACAGCACGCGGACCTCTTGATCGGCGCGGTCCTGATCCCCGGAGCCAAGGCACCCAAGCTGGTGACGCGCGAGATGCTGCCCACGATGAAGGAAGGCGCGGTCATCGTGGACGTGGCGGTGGACCAGGGCGGGTGCGTGGAGACGATCCGCCCCACGACGCACGCGGACCCGACCTACGTGGTGGATGGGGTCGTGCACTACGGGGTGGCGAACATGCCCGGGGCGGTCCCGCGCACCTCTACCTTTGCCCTGACCAACCAGACGCTGCCCTACCTCCTGCGCCTCGCGGAGAAGGGTCTAAACGCCCTCAAGGAAGACCCGGCCCTCCTCAAGGGCCTGAACACCCTGGCCGGACGGGTCACGCACCCAGCGGTAGCCGAGGCCTTCAGCCTGGCCTACACCCCGCCGGACGAGGCGCTCGCGGCGCACGCCTAA